Genomic DNA from Rana temporaria chromosome 1, aRanTem1.1, whole genome shotgun sequence:
atttcatcggggaggtattcggagcatatatatttacaagagtgtattcctcctcctccagttttccccttaaaaagaggaatctcccttccgggtctgtcattcTATCTGTTAGAACAAACCGTGTCCCCTTCGCTATTCCAATTGCTATCCCTCTAGCTCTTTTTGAGAtggtatctccatagtaccatctgggaaagtcgggggagtatatctttatgtttgaccccaatgtaagatgggtttcttgtaagaaggcaatgtctgtcctataccttttcaactcctttaatatCTTATGTCTCTTAGTAGGACTATTAAGGCCTTTGACGTTATAGGACAAACATTTAAtcactggcatctttgttttcctttcttcgaATTATGCTCtcttctgattgttttggtgagatagggtttcttccctccctcaatcccatccctcccctccctcccgcctcccccctccctccctccctcccatcccctccccttccaacccatccctccctccttcccatctcctcccccctccctccctccctcccatcccctccccctccaacccatccctccctccttctcatctcctcccccctcccttccccccccccctatttggcCTATTAAAGGCCTCTGGACCATCTTCTAAGCCCTGGTCCCGATCGCTCTGGGCGGGGGTCTGAGATTGCCTCCCCCCTCTCCCGGTTTTCCAgccggaaaggggggggggcggggacaaAGCCCCAGCCCGAGGTCAGCGGAAAGCCCGAGTCAGGGATAGAAAAGAGCATGTGAGGTAATGGCAAAAAAGTGggtacacaaaaaaagaaaaaagaaaagaaaagagagaaggggCAACTAGGGAGAACAAGGTAGAGTGGACAGGGCGGGAGTTTCcattctcccccctctccctctcgtcTCCGCCCCCCCCTTACCCCCAACCTGGTAGGTCAGGAACCTGGATATCTAATTTCCTACAAAATTCCCTTAAGTCCTCGGGAAATCTTAGTGTCGCAGATCTCCCTTCCTTTGTTCCAATTAGGCAAGCAGGGAACCCCCAGTTATATTTAATGTTCGAGTCTATCATCTGCTTTAGgagtggttttaacaaccatctccttgccagggtttctggggccacatccgtgaatatctgcagctccgtcccttcaaacactatcgggggttgtcccctcagtttcttccaaattgcttctttatcttcataaaatctgaaccttattatgacatctcttgttcgctcgggGGTCGCTCTTTTCGGGTTTCCCACTCGATGGACCCTTTCGATTCCAATTGGGTTGTCTATTGTTCTTTCCAGTATTGGGTTGAATATCTTCTGCGCTATTGGCCTGAGGTCCTCGTCCCTCTTCTCTGGTATGAATCTTATCCTTAAGTTTTGTCTCCGACTTTTATTTTCCTGGTCCTCCAATTTGTAGAGAATATGCCTCTGTTGTAATTGAATCTGATCCATCTGGGCTTTTAGTGCGCTTGATTCCTGTTcctgtttctctatttgttcttCTGCTGTTTCGATTCTAGAGAGCATGTGGACAAAATCTGTCCGTAGATTCTGTATTTCTCCTTTTATCACGTTTTCCAGCCTTAacaacatctctgccatttctccctttgaggGGGACTGAGTGTCTGCGCTTCGTTCATCCATCCTGCTACTCTCCAGTCTGCTTCCTGTAGGCCCCTCCTCTCTTGAttctatagatgtttctctggagttatcactctggggtttcttattttcagcttttttgaCTTTGTtcgcttgttgttgctttgttaccCCCTGGGCCTCAGGGACTCGCGGACTTTCCCCTCTTGTCACAAATggtcttattgagcttgttgctgttgtattacttggagtagttgggggtcccccccttgttgatctactcgtcattctgctcatcTTAGTCTCCTtccttctaattctcttccccagcttggctTCCTATTCCCAACGGGTTAATAAAGAATCCAATGTCTGGTACTCTACCCAGTATGACCGGGTCTTATCCCccttcaaatttgaattttctttggttttcttTCTCATTCACTCCCCCTGAGAAAAAATTGCTTAATATATCTTAATCTCTGCTCAGAAGGTTTATTTGACCGATATCTGAGGTCCCCagcacaaaataaaacaaacaccaaaaagaaaggaaaaagggagagaagacCGAAAGGAATGGacataaaaggagagaaagaaataaaaagatgAAAAAGGGAGAGTGAAGGCCAGAGCACAGATGCTTGTTTAACCCAATCAAAATTTGCGGTTCTCAGTAAGCGTCAGGTCACAAGCCAGAGTCATCAACAGAGTTCCATGAACCGGCAGAGTCGAAAGTATGGGTCAGAACACAGACATAAACCCAGGGTCAGGTTACGGGCAGAAGGAACTGACACCTGTTTAGCGATGATCCTGAGTCTTGTGGTGCTTTAAATAGACCATTGGGCGCCAATAAGGCTATTCAAATGTGCTTGCTCACTAACGCGCTACGGCTTACTTATATATGCTTATATGTGCACAAGCACGTGTAAATGCACGTATGGTCCTACACCGTTCTGTGGACCATTCTGACTGCATGCACATTTCTTTGAGCATAGAGATGAGTTGGATTTCCTTGACACCTTTCTACATTGCTGTCACAACATCATGGAGAGTAGGGCTATCTATGGACTTTGAGTGATCACCAATTGGTGTGGCTAGTTTAAGGGGGATTACCGTTTTTTTgtcaatgtttatatttttccccTGTTGGGTTCTCTGACCACTTTTCTATAGATCTTCACCGTTCAATGACAAACAATATTGAATTGAATTAAGCTAGTGTACAGGTAGAGGCATTGGTAGTGTAAAAAAGGATTCTCAGCATTTGATGGTTCCTGACCCTTGAGTTACGCCTTATAGTTTACACTCCCAATAACTTAGGAAGCAACAAAACAGAGCAGGACAAAATTAGACATTTGGCACAACTTTAACAGCATTGACAGTTTCTTCTAAGACTCTCAATCCTCATCCCTTAGGGATTTCCTTTaccgcacctcctcctcctccgagtGCCTTTGAAGTACAagcataaaacaaataaaagccGACCTTATCCTCTGTGATGGTGATATGGGTATGGGTGGGTGTATACGACCTGTCTCACGCTCCCTGCATGGTTTGAACCTCCCGCTGCACGTTCCGCTTGCCTCCTCCTCTCCCGTCTGTGTCTGGTTCTTTACCCGCTGTGAGCCCCAATGTGGCTACACAGCCTAGCGTGAAGCGGGTCAGGCTGGTCCGTCCCGTGCTGTGGTCCGTCCCCGCCGCTATGCTGCGGTAGTTTTCAGTGAGCAGACTTCCAGGAGACAGCGTGCGGCGTACGAATGGGAGCTGCCAGCTCCTGTCTTCATTTGGCGTGGTCCATCCTCATCCCCCAGCAACCTCCCAGCTCTTCActccccccacctacgagcgcgcCTCTTCCTCACGTGCACGTGCACGCCATGACCGCGACCATGATGCGATACTGATACATTTATAATAGATAATTGTGAGGTTATGTATGAAGTCGTGAAACAactgttgtatgttaatgaggaAGATATATTGTATGTTATCCATATTTCTGCTGTAAAATTacgtttatttttgaaaaaaattagctTGTAACAGTTAATTAATATGATAAAATGATGAACTATTAAAATCCCTTTTAACATTTTTGATAAATACATTGTACCAAAGGTCCCAAATAGAACAGTAAATGGTTGATAACATGAGTTATGTTACGTTGGTGGGCACCTAATGTTTGTTAGTCAATTTATCATGTTAGTGTTGATATCTAAATGCTCTGAGTAACAATACATTTATATGTATTACAGTTGCACTATACAAATCAATTGGCCTTTATATCACTTGGTATCCACTAGTCCTGTAACTGACAAAGTACTTTTTCATACTTTCTCGTTTTTTATATGCATGGAGGGGGCAACAATTCAGGACAGAAGTTGTCTTTTGAAATCATATTCACGCTTATCTTTCTAATTTGTGCACTTTCTTGAAGGCTCTTGTAAACGAGTCATATTTACATTCCTAAAaatccactgtgcaatcaaacacagccactgtgccatgccatcaaacgcagccactgtgccatcaattgtcgccactgtgcctatcaaacgcaaccactgtgccatcacacgcagccactgtgccatcacatgcagccactgtttaatcaattgttattgattaaacagtggctgcctgtccccagcgtctgtccccctcctgtgtcatgtccccagtgtctgtccccctcctgtgtcatgtccccagtgtctgtccccctcctgtgtcatgtccccagtgtctgtccccctcctgtgtcatgtccccagcgtctgtccccctcctgtgtcatgtccccagcctctgtccccctcctgtgtcatgtccccagcctctgtccccctcctgtgtcatgtccccagcctctgtcccactcctgtgccatgtccccagcctctgtccccctcctgtgccatgtccccagcctctgtccccctcctgtgccatgtctataacaagtactcgtaccagttgtccaacaatgatatttactgctttttataaagaaatacaattgattttatgcagtattgagtttagccttttggcccggccctccaaaatatttttagtttctcatgtggccccatcgaaaaaataattgcccacccctgccctagaggataaaatggtggttgttgcaatattttatgtcacactgtatttgcgcagcggtctttcaaatgcaaagtttttggaaaaaattactttaataaataacaataaaaaaaaaaaaataaccagtaaagttagcccacatttttttgtataatgtgaaagattttacgccgcgagaatcgggatctttattctaagtaaaaaattgtgatttctcattttggccagaatcgtgcagctctaatgtaaggggaggaagGTTGTACGGAAGTCGATCTACCAACTGTTTTCTGTACATTTTTTCCCATTGGATTTTTCTTGCTCGATCAGTGCCGTCGGCTATAGGTTGTTCTGGTGTTACATGCGATCAGTTTAGATACCAATAGATCTCAAATGGGTGGTTCTTTCTATATGTTAAAAATggtaataaatgtttttattttattatttttcagattTTCATCTGAATAGACTGCAACGTGCTTCCATCAATGCAGGCATCGCTCTTTGTGGATATACCTTCTCTGAGCACTTGACGTTTACAGGACATTTGCTTCAAGGACTTGTCTATTTATTGGATTTCCATCTCTGTATACAACCACTGGCCGCAGGAACTGTGTGCAGCAAGACTGTCACCATTTTGACCCCACACTAGCTTTTTTGGACTTTTAGCAATGAGTGAATTTTGGTTGTGTTTCAACTGCTGCATCGCAGAACAGCCGCAGCCCGTAAGTAGCATCCAAATGTTAATTTATTGGCCGTTCTGTTCCATGCTGAAATGAGCTAACTGGTTTAGACAGCATCCTTTTTGCTTTCAATTAGGTTTTGTAAGCAAATGTGTTAATGCTGTCAATCAATAGTGAAATCCATACTGATGACATACAGCTGTTGGCCAGGGGAAGGCCTGAAGCCAGTCGGTGGGAAGTGGAACTGCCCTATGCAAAGTAATAAGTCTTTGTCAGTGCGGTTAATCTTGTTATCCAGTGACTTGTGAAAAACACTGGTGTTTGGTAATAGCGTCTCTTATGTAAAGGTATATCCTCTTATCTTTGGCAGCAATGGTAGAGAGTGTGGTCTCTTCTAGGAAAAGTTGAGTAGTGAGGAAGCACCTCTGCACAGGGTCAGCGACACAttgcattttctcatgttacaatcgctggcttgcgttctGTTTTGCAAAGTAGAGCAATATCCTATGCGTATGTTTTGTATCTTGTCAGTGACATGCCTGACCAGCGGCATACTGAAGCCAACTGGCTCACCTCTGACTGAGGTGACTGTGGTAACTTTCCACCAGCTGTGACAGGGCTACACATATCAACTACTGTCCACAATTCTCTGTGCTGTGCTGCAGTGCTCTCATGAATGGAGACATATTTACTATAAAGGTCTAAATTAACAGTCAGTAGGGGTCTTATaattaaaattttctttttttagtctcAGATTAGTTTACTGGTACACtgcattaccaaaagtattgggacgcctgcctttacacgcacatgaactttattggcattccagtcttggtccgtaggcttcaactcttctgggaaagaggtccacaaggtttaggtttaGAAGTATGTCTATGGCAGTGGttcccctcgggggtcaaatgatgatttgccaggggtcaccaaatcccagGCTTTTCCTGAACCCCACGCCGCTTTACCAGCATTTTCGCGGCCGGCCaacagggctgttcctggagcccgcccactcagcctctttgcagctgcccattcagttgacggcatggacggggggggggggggggcagagactataggtcagctgactggtgaggaatgtgaagtggaaggggctggaggagaccccatctcctgattttggcatatggGTCACTCCTACGAGACACCATGAACCCGGAGACACAgtaacactgcctgtgattatagttgccattaaaagtcccccacagttagatgaccttgatcaagagcacctaatttGGTTGATCAagggggtcatggcactagaaaggttgagaaccactgatctatgggaatgtttgaccattcttccagaagtgcatttgtgaggtcaggcactgatgttggttggagagaaggcctggttcgcagtctgcactctaattcatcccaaatgagttctatcaggttgaggtcaggatttcCGCTAAATGGATTGCAGTGACCCTGGTACTAATCTGAGGACATAAAGCAAGCTTAAAGTAGTAATAAATCCTTCatgtttaaagtgatattaaagacttttttatttgctaaaaacctaataaaaatatgttATTCCTACCACTCTATGGAACAATATTGCATAAAGCGGCCCCTTGCCTCCTCTTTGGCGGACTCCCATCGGTGCTGTCCACTTCTCCTTCCTCTGAGTGGTCCCCCCCCCAGGCAAGCTTGGTGCTAAGATGGCACCCATGTAGGCCTGCTCCTGAACTGGGCTGTGTGCGTGCTTAGACACACATAGAGCTGGTAAGCCACATCCCTTACCCGTAGCATACAcgcggcaggacttttctgcaaactttcccaacatcacatggtttttctgctctttaccgccaccctttggtcaacttctgctattgttggttgattttaaagtgggggttcaccctaaaaactatttctaacattacatccagcatactaacgacatttacagtatgcaggtctttttcttttttttttttttttatcgccgtacataccgttatattgtgattttctccccggcttctgggttctgattcccacggaactgggcgttcctatccctgggttagatgattgacgtctggtgaaacggTTCCCATGTCACACAAGgcacgtcaccagatttccgtaaatagccgagctgcgagtcggcgctatacggcgcctgcgcagtcagctctacacggcgggcacaggtgccgtatagcgccgactcgcagctcggctatttacggaaatctggtgacgcgccttgtgcgacatgggaactgtttcaccagacgtcaatcatctaacccagggataggaacgcccagtccagcggGAATcagaagccggggagaaaatcacaatataacggtatgtacggcgattaaaaaaaaaaaaaagacctgcatactgtaaatgtcgttagtatgctggatgcaatgttagaaaatagtttgcagagcgaacttttgtccgatgaaaaccgaaaaagtttgtccgatggagcgtaaacacggtcggattttttggaaaacttgctcattttgaagtttgttggcaaaaagtccgactgtgtgtatgggggatggcttctgctctacttctctgcGCTCATTGGAacgctgagcagtggaggggcggggggtggccgtctcagtggctcgctgagactgtCATCAAtccaggcagctggcggatcccaactgatggcagtgacgtcagcggacttcagaccgctctccgctgaaaacaggtcactgaagtgcaaaacgaattgcactcctgtaaaCCAGAAGAGAAGCCCATccgaaaaagctcaggctggacttctcctttaactaagCTTTTTACGTCAGAAACCTGGTGCAGGAAGCTGTCTGAAGTGCCATGCGCAACATTAAACAGATAAACCTGGTTTAGGCCTTTCTGCGACCCATGCCACTTTCTATTTCAGAGTGAACACATAACAGATCAGTCATAATTAACAAAGAGGCTTTGTTGATTAGGAGCAGCAATGTTTTCAAAGTTTAGAAAAGCATTACGATTGCACCACTTTTTGTTAATTCTCTCAAAGTGTTCAGTTTAATAGTACCTAGCATCCGATAGGTTTATATCTGTTATTAGCATGCGTACAAAGTTATGTCAAGGTGTAATATTTTCAGGAATTTAATATCTCTAACAGCACTCGCAGTACTTATCTTTACAAAGCTTTCAGGTGTGATCCATGCTCAGCATCAACTTTCTGGACTAAGATGTTGGCTCAAAGATGATATAATCATGTAAATGGTTTTTGTGTCTGACAAAAATAACTGACACAGGCCTTCTCTGTATGACTTGCTAAAAAGTTAGTTTCAGTCTGATCACTTGGGGGAGGAAGATTAAAGAAATGCTTCCTCTTGCCCGCAGCAAAGTGATGACCTattctcagcctaggcaaagtcacggCAATGGAACTACACCTTGGTTGTCATGGCTTGGGTACACCCTTTTCCTACACCTTGGTTGCCGTAGCTTGGGTACACACTTTTCCTACACCTTTGTTGCCAGGGCTTGGGTACACACTTTTTCTACACCTTGGTTGCCGTGGCTTGGGTACACACTTTTCCTACATCTTGGTTGCCAGGGCTTGGGTACACACTTTTTCTACACCTTGGTTGCCGTAGCTTGGGTACACACTTTTCCTACACCTTGGTTGCCAGGGCTTGGGTACACACTTTTCCTACATCTTGGTTGCCAGGGCTTGGGTACACACTTTTCCTACACCTTGGTTGCTGTGGCTTGGGTACACACTTTTCCTACACCTTGGTTGCCAGGGCTTGGGTATACACTTGTCCTACACTTTGGTTGCCGTGGCTTGGCTACACACTTTTCCTACACCTTGGTTGCCAGGGCTTGGATACACACTTTTCCTACACCTTGGTTGCCGTGGCTTGGGTACACACTTTTCCTACACCTTGGTTGCTGTGGCTTGGGTACACACTTTTCCTACACCTTGGTTGCCGTGACTTGGGTACACCCTTTTCCTACACCTTGGTTGCTGTGGCTTTGATATACACTTTTCCTACACCTTGGTTTCCGTGGCTTGGGTACACCCTTTTCCTACACCTTGGTTGCCGTGGCTTGGGTACACCATTTTCCTACACCTTGGTTGCCGTGGCTTTGGTATACACTTTTCCTACACCTTTGTTGCCGTGGCTTGGGTACACCCTTTTCCTACACCTTGGTTGCCGTGGCTTGTATACACTATTTTCTGCACTCGCTTTTGCATGGCGGCCAAGCATTCTGCTCGGTTGCTGTGGCTTTTACATTCTTTCCCTCTGAGCTGATTAGTTATGTCTGCAGTTTTCAGAAATGTAGAATGGATGGGGTGGAGGTGTCTGTCTTGCTGTTATAACGCTGACAGGTAGCTGAAGGTTATATTTTGGCAGACTGCTCAGCTGCCTTCCCCTTATTAGCAATATTTGGCAAGACGATTTGTAACGAGTCCATACAAATAAGACTCCTGTAATTGCAGGTGTGAGCCTGACATACTTTATTCATCTAGGGTGAACTTGCGTTTGGGGGCGAGCAAATGACAGAGTTGGACATTTAGACAGCGAtgcaataaaaaaggaaaaggatgTTGTGTTTAGGCGTTGGCTCTGAAATGAAAAGTAACAGAAATGGAAAACTCTAAAACTATTCATACACAACAGGCTTCTTTCAGTAGGTTTTCTTTAAGTATCAAAGTTCTACATGACCGCAAGCCAACAGATCTAGTCAAAAGGCCAAAACCTGTCGGCTTCTAAAATACCGGTGTGCAAAATATTTCTGCCTGTCACAGCTTCACAGCTCCATTCTCAATTCTTACAGCCTTCATTAGGTTATGTGTATGGGTGAGGGATTCATGATTTgcaacactgatcgtctgctccctctgatcgggagcagcgatcagtaacgtgtcacagtaagccacgccctctaacagttagaatcactccctaggacacacttaaccctttcagcgccccctactggttaacctcttcactgccagtcacagttatacagtaatccatgcatttttatacgctgtataaatgtgaatggtcccaaaatagtgtcaaaagtgtccgccataatgtcgccgtcacgataaaaatcacagatcgccaccataacaagtaaaaaaaaaattataataaaaatggcataaaactaccccctattttgtagatgctataacttttgcgcaaaacaatatacgcttaatgcttttttttttttgttaccaaaaataaactgaggataacattttttttttttaaagtcctaaactgaggaaaaaatagcttttttttaaaaaaatctgggatatttattataccaaaaagtacaaaatattgcttttttatcaaaattgtcgttctatttttgtttatagcacaaaaaataaaaaccgcagaggtgatcaaataccaccaaaataaatctctatctgtggggaaaaaaggacgtcaattttttttgtgagtcacgtcgcacgaccgcgcaattgtcagttaaagcgatgctgtgccaaatcgcaaaaagtgtaacGATCATTTCGCCGGGGAAATGgacccggggctgaagtggttaataacactcATCATTAACATGACAAAACCTACATTGATTTATTTTAAAGCGTTTAGTGTACAGTAATAATAACTAAATATCAGTTGTGAATCCCAATAAAAACCAACACCTAAACGAATAAATAAATTCTAGTTTAGCTTCTACAGGCTGTTAAAATCTGCCCCATAATTTCTCTCATTGTCAAGGTATTCGGGTTCATATCTTGTATTTGTATTTAATGACCGATTTGCCATTGTTTGGTATCTGAGTAACACAACAGGATATAATTTAATTTTGTACAATGTTGGATAGTAGTATGACGTGTTTTAATTATACTCTATGACCTAAGTGTGTTGGTATGGTTGGCTTTGTGCCCGGTGGGTCTAGTCGTACTGGGTttcaaatattcattttatttacatATGTTTATTGTTCATACACAAATGCTATGCGTTACTCTGTCAGAGAAGaaacattgcatgccattatttccTTACTGTTTTCATTACTCCTCTTCAAACAGTTAAAATGAATGTCGGCTTAGTTTAAAGTGGAATTGCAGGCTCAGGAGAAAACTTACAATGGACAAAAGTACTCATTAAAGACATAGTCCACattttgcaaaagaaaaaaaaaatccctatttttttttccagaaaagtaataaagggaaaatcttccaatggggacattggGTCTGCTGACCAGTGGGGCACCAAGGGACTCCCTTAATTTctagggatttcctcttacttcctgttttggctatgggacaggaagtgaagggaaatctcaatgggacacagatggcaaaaaataaaatctgacagggggGTTTAAACCTCCCTCCCTAAAGTTCAACTTTAAATATAGGTGTAATCTGAAACCTGGTCGGAAAGATAGATGtctttttaggtaaaaaaaaaatcataaaaacaaatattttttaagcACCTTTTGTGTTATTTATGAGGTTATAGCACTGTGCAGAAGTGCATTCTCCATATTTGTTGTACTCAAATGAGATGtacattattatatttatatatgcttttctttttttgcttccAGAAAAGGCGGCGGCGGATTGACAGAAGTATGATTGGAGAACCAACAAACTTTGTTCATACTGCACATGTAGGATCTGGAGATGTATTTAGTGGAATGAATTCAGTAAGTAATTACTGGTACTTCTGTAAGCCTGGGGTCAACCCATGGTTGTATAAATGAA
This window encodes:
- the CDC42SE2 gene encoding CDC42 small effector protein 2, with the translated sequence MSEFWLCFNCCIAEQPQPKRRRRIDRSMIGEPTNFVHTAHVGSGDVFSGMNSVSSIQNQMQSKGGYSGNMSSNVQLQLVDTKAG